The genome window CTGTGAAATTGGACAATCAGCTATAGCATTTTTTCTGAATCCCATATTTGCCCCACCTAGAAGTGCCGAGAGAATTGTTCTTCCATTGCATTCTTTATTTCCCCCCAGCCCTGAGACTGAAATCCATTCACAGTAGTTTTTATACTCAGGGAGAGGCTTTCTATGGATTGAACTTCTTGCAATGGAGTTGTCATAGAAGAACTCATCTTTCAATTCAATACCTGCTTCGGATACGATAGCTCTATATACAATACCTGAGGCTCCACCAGCCTCTGGGTACAGATGGAAAAAATCCCTATATTTTTCTATCCAATCTTTTGAAGCTACTGCATCGTCGTCGAGAAAGAGAATTAATTCTTCGTTCTTGCATGCTCCTATTCCAATCTCATAGGCAAGAGCAAAATTACCCTCCTTTTGAAAGATTATTTCATAGTT of Fervidicoccaceae archaeon contains these proteins:
- a CDS encoding glycosyltransferase family A protein — translated: MKICVVIATYRRAWALPYSIGSLKQQTIPPDKVVFVVKPSGDESEKVIEKHAAGLNYEIIFQKEGNFALAYEIGIGACKNEELILFLDDDAVASKDWIEKYRDFFHLYPEAGGASGIVYRAIVSEAGIELKDEFFYDNSIARSSIHRKPLPEYKNYCEWISVSGLGGNKECNGRTILSALLGGANMGFRKNAIADCPISQ